The Corvus cornix cornix isolate S_Up_H32 chromosome 12, ASM73873v5, whole genome shotgun sequence genome includes a window with the following:
- the CPNE9 gene encoding LOW QUALITY PROTEIN: copine-9 (The sequence of the model RefSeq protein was modified relative to this genomic sequence to represent the inferred CDS: inserted 1 base in 1 codon): MAAPGALEPAAXSVPGTKVELTVSCRNLLDLDTFSKSDPVVVLFVQVSGSSEWKEFGRTEVIDNTLNPDFVRKFVLDYYFEEKQNLRFDVYNVDSKSCSALKQKDFLGQAFVALGEVIGSQRGRLERPLTGVPGKRCGTILLLAEELSNCRDIVTMQLCANKLDKKDFFGKSDPFLVFYRSNEDGTFTICHKTEVVKNTLNPVWQPFTIPVRALCNGDYDRTVKIDVYDWDRDGSHDFIGEFATSYRELSRAQSQFTVYEVLNPRKKCKKKKYVNSGTVTLLSFSVESEFTFVDYIRGGTQLNFTVAIDFTASNGLPSQPTSLHYASPYQLSAYALALKAVGEIIQDYDSDKLFPAYGFGAKVPPDGKISHQFPLNNNVENPSCAGIEGVLESYLQSLRTVQLYGPTNFAPVINQVAGTAAQVTDGSQYHVLLIITDGVISDMLQTKEAIVTASSLPMSIIIVGVGPAEFEAMEELDGDEVRLSSRGRYAERDIVQFVPFRDYVDDSGNQVLSMARLAKDVLAEIPEQLLSYMKTRDIKPRQADPE, translated from the exons ATGGCGGCTCCGGGAGCGCTGGAGCCGGCGG GCAGCGTGCCGGGCACCAAGGTGGAGCTCACCGTGTCCTGCCG GAACCTGCTGGACCTGGACACCTTCTCCAAGTCCGACCCAG TGGTGGTCCTCTTTGTGCAGGTCTCGGGGAGCAGCGAGTGGAAGGAG TTCGGACGCACCGAGGTGATCGACAACACCCTGAACCCTGACTTTGTCCGCAAGTTTGTCCTCGACTACTACTTCGAGGAGAAGCAAAACCTCCGCTTCGATGT CTACAACGTGGACTCCAAGAGCTGCTCCGCTTTAAAGCAG AAG GACTTCCTGGGGCAGGCATTTGTGGCACTGGGAGAGGTGATTGGGTCCCAGCGGGGACGCCTGGAGAGACCCCTAAC GGGTGTCCCAGGGAAGCGGTGTGGGACtatcctgctgctggctgaggagCTTAGCAACTGCCGG gacaTCGTCACAATGCAGTTGTGTGCCAACAAGCTGGACAAGAAGGACTTCTTTGGAAAATCTGACCCTTTCCTCGTCTTCTATCGCAGCAATGAGGATGGCAC CTTTACTATCTGCCATAAGACAGAGGTGGTGAAGAACACACTCAACCCGGTGTGGCAGCCCTTCACCATCCCCGTGCGTGCCCTCTGCAATGGCGACTACGACCG GACGGTGAAGATAGATGTGTACGACTGGGACCGGGATGGGAG CCACGACTTCATTGGGGAATTTGCCACCAGCTACCGGGAGCTCTCTCGCGCACAGAGTCAGTTCACAGTGTATGAG GTGCTGAATCCCAGGAAGAAAtgcaagaagaagaaatatgtGAATTCTGGCACT GTGacacttctctctttctccgTTGAGTCTGAGTTCACCTTCGTTGACTACATACGGGGCGG GACGCAGCTGAATTTCACTGTTGCCATTGACTTCACGGCCTCCAATG GGTTGCCATCACAGCCCACCTCACTGCACTATGCGAGCCCCTACCAGCTGAGCGCCTATGCCCTGGCACTGAAGGCAGTGGGGGAAATCATCCAGGACTACGACAGCGACAAGCTCTTCCCTGCCTACGGCTTTGGTGCCAAAGTCCCACCTGACGGCAAGATCTCCCACCAGTTTCCTCTG AACAACAATGTGGAGaaccccagctgtgctggcattGAAGGCGTGCTGGAGTCCTACCTCCAGAGCCTGCGCACCGTCCAGCTCTACGGTCCTACCAACTTTGCTCCTGTCATCAACCAGGTGGCTGG GACAGCCGCCCAGGTGACCGACGGCTCACAATACCATGTCCTCCTCATCATCACTGACGGTGTCATCTCTGACATGCTGCAGACCAAGGAAGCCATTGTCACT GCTTCCTCCCTGCCCATGTCCATCATCATTGTGGGAGTAGGTCCAGCTGAGTTTGAGG CCATGGAGGAGCTGGACGGTGATGAGGTACGGTTGTCTTCCCGGGGACGGTATGCCGAGAGGGACATTGTACAG TTTGTGCCGTTTCGGGATTACGTGGACGACTCGGGCAACCAGGTGCTGAGCATGGCCCGCCTGGCCAAGGACGTGCTGGCTGAGatccctgagcagctgctctctTACATGAAGACCCGTGACATCAAGCCTCGCCAGGCAGATCCCGAGTAG